The Electrophorus electricus isolate fEleEle1 chromosome 4, fEleEle1.pri, whole genome shotgun sequence region AGGTCTACTACAGGACACAACCGCGCAGTAAACTAGAGAGAGTAGCAAACGTCATCCGCAAATCTACAGCCCGGGTAATAGTAGCGTTTATTCACGCAGGAGACCTAATATTTCTTATGAATGAGCTGGCACGGGAACCACCTCCTCCGCTTCAGTGGATTGGCAGCGACACGTGGATCATACATCCAGATTTTCTGCGGTTTAACGTATGCGCTGGAGCATTAGGTTTTGGTGTCCCCCGATCAGTGATCCCAGGTCTTCGTGAGTTTCTTTTAGATCTCTCGCCATTACAAGCCTTGAAATCGCCCCTTTTAACGGAATTTTGGGAGAGCTCGTTCAGCTGTAGCCTAAAAGGGAGGACAGGCTCCTCAGAGTTCCTGCGGGAATGTGACGGCAGTGAGGATATCCGCGCGCTacagaacccatacacagacacgtctcagcTGCGCATCACTAACATGGTGTATAAAGCTACATATGCCATAGCGCATGCTATACATGGTGTTATTTGTAATGAAACTCATTGCGACAAGACCATTAAATTATCACCATGGCAGGTATATATCTTCTCAATTTAATACAAGcttaatatataaacaaatgaaatgtcaaCGGCTTATCTTATTTATTGACACGATCAGGCATATATTACTTGTATATGTTGTACATATTTTCTATAAAAGAAACATTCATGCAATATCTTTTGTAGTCATGTATTCAAGAAATACAGGGCTACCTGTAAATCCAGTCTGTTGAAGGAACTTACACAGTCCCATGGCTTTTCACTACTCCAGATACTCAACCAGCTCAAGAGAGTGAATTTTACCATAAAGAACAGTTATCATGTCAACTTTGATTCTAATGGAGACCCTGTAGCTGTCTATGAGCTCATAAACTGGCAGTTCAAGAAAGATGGAAGTTTAGACTTTGTGCCGGTGGGTTACTATGACTCATCCAAACCAAGAGGAGAGGAGTTCAGAATGAGCAGTGCTATCCACTGGAtaggaggacagacagaggtacaGTATAACACATGCTGTACATAGACAGTACAAAGCAGATTCTCAAAATCTAGGTCACAAAAACACTATTTACTTTATAAATGTTCTACACACTTGAATTAAATCATCAAATTGTGATGATATCTGATTAATCAGTAAATTAAAGAATAAGTTAATTATGTGGAGCAAATTTCTTTTGCCAGTTTATCTAATGTCTTTTTTAGATGAcggtgtctgtgtgcagtgagagctgtcctccaggcaccaggaaggctgtgcagaagggaaggcctgtctgctgctatgactgtgtaccatgtgcagagggagagatcagtaacaagacaggttatgtatcacgtgtgtgtgtgtgtgtgtgtgtgtgtgtgtaatatatatataatgagagagagattgtcaTTACCCATTtctcctcatgcattactgtaTTAATGTTTCTAAATGGAACCAGCTGTCAGAGATTAATAGAAAAGCTCCAACACTAGATGTTTTTACTTCAAAATTTAAAATGTCCTTATTTGACTAGGCTGTTGTCTTGTTAAACATTATTTCAGCTGCTGTGGCACTgcacttttaacttttattCAGCACCACAATgcatgttttttattattattattatttattcttacatttttacttattttatccactttaatattattttaatttctactaatctttcattttgtttctttaaatacagtgaatttttatttcttttaattcttatttcctaatttattctttaaaaattaaaattaaatgtattttttattttatggatTATATTACTTTTATCTTTGTTAAACTTAATTTAGGTTTACACTCATTGTTTCTTTAGACTCCTTTTGAACtagaaaattaataatttttgtttgtttgttttacttttatttcttGGCAAACACCTTCCTGAGTTGATCAATCTTGGGTTGTAAAAAGCTTGTATATATTCTTCTATACTGGATGTGAAGCACATTGAATTGCTGATATGTATGAGaaatgctatacaaataaactcaCCTTGtctatatatactgtatacacacagcttttttttttcttttttaacaatgCTTGGTGTGCTCATTGCTTAGCTTGGAGTTCTGTTTATGATGGCAttcttgctttgcttttttaatcTTTCAGACTCTTTGGATTGTATACACTGTCCTCCTGAGTTCTGGCCAAACATCAAACAAGACAGCTGCCTCCCCAAGCCTGTTGAGTTCCTGTCCTGGGATGACACTCTAGCCATTATTCTGACTGTGTTCTCCATCACTGGAGcctttgtggctgtgtgtgttactgctgtCTTCTACAAACACAGGGCATCTCCCCTCGTccgagccaacaactcagagctgagcttcctgctgctcttctctctgactctgtgtttcctctgttcacttactttcattggtcggccctctgagtggtcctgtatgctgcgccacacagcgtttgggatcaccttcgtcctctgcatctcctgtgttctggggaaaacaatagtggtgttaatggccttcagggctacacttccaggcagtaatgttatgaaatggtttgggccacCACAGCAAagactcagtgttcttgttTTCACTCTCATACAGGTCATTATTTGTATACTTTGGTTAAAAATGTCTCCTCCATTTCctcaaaaaaatttaaaacaccACAAAGAACGGATAATCTTGGAATGTGACTTAGGTTCAGCTgtaggtttctgggctgtatTGGGTTATATAGGATTCCtggcttttttgtgttttgttttggcttttctagcacggaggttgcctgataactttaatgaagccaaattcatcacattcagcatgctcatattctgcgcagtttggatcacctttattccagcttatgtcagctcacctggaaaattcactgtagctgtggagatatttgctattctggcctcaagctttggtttgattatttgcatttttgctcCCAAGTGTTTCATAATTATGTTCAGGCCAGAGCACAATACCAAGAAACACCTTATGGGTAAAGTTCATTCTAAAGCTCTCTGAGATCCTCTCTGAAAAAGCAAAGACAACAAGAATGTGCAGCACCCTATAGAACATATTCAGGGTTATGATTAGGCTCCCACATATCAAAATGTATCATCCTCATCAATAATCTTCTTCAATAATCCTTCAAACTAAACTGTGTTTAGGGTTTTTTTATTGTCAGCAGGTTTTCCTTCCATTAAGTCACTGATTATATTTTTAGATAATCTTATTAAGCATAAAAAATGGTTTTATAAATAGTTTCAAATTTTCTCTAACTATTGTATATTCCATGTCTAATCATATCTATGTGTGTATCTCTCCTGGTGTAcagatatgttttttttcttatatttattCAATACTTTCATTTGTGTACAATGCATGTGTGACATCAATATGGAGGGAACATGATGTGTGTGCAGATAAGTagtatctttattctccataataaataaggaaacaaatgagcacagcagagagctggccagagaacagaacaaaaaatcaaaaacacaccaacagtAATGACTCAAAGTGCAGAGACATTCAAGAGCAGGCTACAAATCTGGAGTGTCGTCAGGTGTGGTAAGGACAAGCAATGTGCAGCACTAGAGGAGAGTATCTGTGGGtttaaaaatttacatttacatttgtatgtatttacaaatgtacacaaaatgagaacaaaagAGGATAACAAGGCTCAGGTGCTCATGATCAATAATCAGGGTACTGGGAGTGGGgcaagagctgtgtgtgtggcccacCATGACATGTTTGTCTtatcatattattttaatatcttaAACATATCCATTATCAATATTTTATTActaatgattattatatatgttatttttaattaatattttcgGATATTTTATAGACATTTGAGTCCTCCCTGCACCTACATCTGACCACCCAGATATGCAGGTTTCTATTATATAAAGTCAGAAGTATTCAACAATTTCTTTCTAGATATGCCACTCTTTAGCTTGTCCAGTTCCTGGTCATCTCAAATTGGGACTACTATAGCTCAATCTTGCCAGacctccctgcacacaccaccagaCTCTTGCAGCtaatccagaatgcagctgcacaATTGGTATTCAATCTTCCCATGTTCTCACATCAATCCATTGATGTGTTCCTTGCATTGGCTCCTTGTAGTTGCCTGCAGATATAAAACCCTGATGCTTTCCTACAAAGCCAAACATTTTCTTGCTCCCTCCTACCTGCATATGTTCCACCCATCTTTCCTCTAGTCCAGCATGACTTGAACTAATGCTCCTTAACAGACAGGGAAGGTGTATCTCCTTTTTTATGTAAGAGCACCCAGATGTTGGAATTAACTCCTACTACTTCTTTGTACATCTTTCTGTCTTCAAAGACCCATCGCTTCAAGATTCACTTGATCCACATTCACTTCAAACACATGAATAATCAATAATTCACAGCATAGAAAAGTTAAATGGACTTACTGTTGGAAATGGAAAaccagtgtgtgttttccctcTGATAGGGTGTTAGATTAATGTTATCCTTAGAATCCTTTGAATCAGGTCTAATATACTAGCATAAGGAATCTTCCATGAATGCATCATGGAATTCACAAAAGTGTttgataaatgctgtaaatgtacatgtttattcttttttctagTAATGAATTAAATTGAAGATTAAGCAATTTGTCTATAAGTTTGAGTTTGCCAGTTTGCCTAACTGCATGAATGTTATTGCTTATTACATCACGTAAATAAACTTTTCActaaattacataaaacatcatgtaaaatatgtgtttaaCAGAAACATAGTTGAACTGATGCTCTCCAGTTGGGGTTATATGAATGTCTTGAATGAGTTGTTTAGTTAATTTTGATGTCTTGACCATAACTCTGTATGCTGCATTGCAAGGCTGAAACATTTATCGCAGTGGACccattagttttcttttttattttatttctgagGAACTTTTCTTAGTGgaactgaaatgtttcagaCTAGGACTGAGAAAACCATCATCAACAAAAAGTGGAGAAATTAAGGATTATGGCTCCTGAGCTGAGCACATTTACCATAGCAAAcctgaaaaagcaaaaaaacactCATGCTAGGAAAATAACTACAGCATTGTTATTGCTACTTTGAAGTCTGTGATGACAAATAGCTCAAAGAAGTGTGGGGACATGAGAGTCACATTCCATAGCTCTGACTCCCTTTCACAGTATACACCCATTAGCTGCTCCGATGACACTTATCCAATCTATGACCACTCTAATTCAACAACAGAGTGAACATCAAAGGTAGCTGGAACTCATAGCAGAGAGCATGAAAGGGCTATCAGTCACCCTGCAGTCAATGCACTCCCCAGATATTTTCCAGAGCCCTTGCAGTTCCCCTATGTCTGCAGAAAAGAGGAGCCTCACAAGCGAGCCTCACAAACACAATGGTAGGCCTAATGAATTCAAGGGCTTTTTTTCTGCAATGTTCCTCATATTTTAACATCTCTCCTCTTATTTATGATCAGGCATGTATCTCATTTGTTGTGTCTTGCATGGCAAGGAGGACACTCAAATGGGCCATGGCACTGTGGCCCAGAATACAGTCTGCAACTTATGACTACTTTGAACAAGAGTTCTGAACTGTTTTCACTGAGCCCTACAAGGGGAGATTCAATGAAGAATTGCTGGCTAAACTCCATGAGTCATTGTTTGGTATTGGATTACACCCTGGATTTTTGCACATTGACAGCTGGTAGTGGTTGGAATGTGCCTGCCCTGTTGGTAGCCTATTGTAATAGTCTAGATGCAGAAATACTGTCTGAACTGACCTGCAAGGATGAGGGTCTGCATCTGTAGCTAATTGCCTTCAATGTGCATCTTGACCATGGGTTATCTTGCCTCTCATTCCTGAACATATGTTATCTCACGTAAGAGTCTCTGGACAAGCAGAAACCAGTCCTGGTCCCACTTTACCCTGATAACCTGTGGCTTCATCTTGTCTGTCTCATGAGAATAGGCTTCGCAAGCTACATGATGGCCTCTGCTTGCACTGTGAAGAAACAGGTCATATACTGCTCAATGTCAGTACCAAACCAAGTGTTCATCATGTTGGTCACTCTTTTTTGCCCTAATCTTGTATCTGTTCCAGGGCTAATCGACTCTGGTGTCAAAGGGAACTTAATCCACACACTGCTCACTTTACAACTAGGCATCTCTCTTGACACCCTCCACACTCCCAAGTCCACTCTGGACAGAAGACCAGTGGGAGAGGGAGTCATCTCTTGTCTTACAAAACCTGTGCAGATGGATTCGAGTGCCCTACACTCTGAACTTATCACATTACTGTCATCAGTTCTATTGAATATTTGGTGATATTATGATTTTCCTGGATCAAATTCCACAACCTCCACCTGTCCTGGCAAACATCAGGCATTGTTTTCTGGTGACCTTATTGTTTTGAGAACTGTTTGAAATCCCCTCAGTTTTCATACACTCCACCTCAACTGAAAGTCTCCAACCCAACCATTCTCATAGAATACTCTAACCTCAGGTAACTTTTCAGTAAAAACAGCATTATGACTTCCCCACATTGTTCCTATGACTGTGCTATCAACCTCATTTAAAGCATATTACCCTCTGACACATGCTGAACAGAAAGCTATGAATGTTTATGTTCAAGAAGCTTTAATGCAGGGCTTCATCTGGCCCTCCACTTCTGCTGCAGCCAGATTTTTCTTTGTAGGTACAAAATACAGTGACCTTTGACCATGCATAGACTATCTGGGCCTGAATgctattacaaataaatatccTTACCCTTTGTCTCTGATTCCTGTAGCCTTAGAATATCTCCATGGAGCAgcttactttaaaaaattagaTGTCAGAAGTGCCTAGTCCGCGTCAAGGAGAGTGATGACTGGAAGATAACTGAACACTATGAATATCTGGTTATGTCTTTTGGCCTTTGTTATGCACTGTCTGTCCCAAGCATTTATCTCACATGTCTGTCAAGTCCTCAAACAATTGTTAGAGAACTAATTATATGTGCAAGTTTCATCTATAGAGAGTAGCACTTCGTTACATCATTAGTTCTAACGGTGTGGTCATGGACAAAAAAATTCGAAAAATCAACATTACTCAATGGCCTATCCCTAAGTCAATTAAAAAACTATAACAATTTCTGAGATTTGCTAACTTTTATTGGTGATTTATTAGACTACAGCCGTATTGTTGCTTCCCTTACTGCTCTTCTTAAGGGAGCCCCCACAAACCTAAAATGGAATCCCCAAGCCAATGCTACATTTACCTCATTAAAAGAGGCATTCTCTTCAGCCACCTTAATCAAACACCCTGACATGTCAAAGCCTTTTATAGTAGAGGTAAATGCCTCTAATATGAGCACTGGAACTGTTCTATCTCAACAATTAGGAAATTATGCAAAACTCCATCCCAAAGTGTTTTATTCCCACAAGCTTTCTCCAGCTGAGAGGAACTACAGCATAGGTGATCGGGAACTCCTTCGCCACAAACTAGCACTAGAAGAGTGAAGACATCATGTCAGATTGTGGATCCCAATTTAACTCACAAACCTGGTCTTCTTAGAATGTCTTGGGGTGACTGTTGATGTCTGGATGCAGCAAAGCAAGGAGGTTTGGGAGAAGACATATCAATACATTGACAGGGTTTTCCATCATCACAAGATCCATGCAGAACAATGTAGTTTGGAAGCTCCCACATATCTGAAGATTGGGTCTGGATGAGGGGTGCAGAAAATTCCAACCCAAGAACATTGAACCTTtcacagtaaaaaacaaaaaacagatcaaTTAAATGACCTATCAATTAAACTTACCTGTGCAGTATTATGTATCTAATTCCTTCCATGTTTCCCTTCTCAAGCCTGTTATCCCAGGTCCACTGGACAAGGTACTGCTCGATGCCAAGCCAACACCTCCAGTGGAAGTTGAGGGTTACCTGGTCTATGCTGTCTGTCAGTTGCTGAAATCCAGGAGAAGGGCTGGTCAGCTGCTATACCAAGCTGATTGGAAGGGTTACAGTCCCAAGGACAGATGTTGGGTACCTGTGTGGGATGGTTTGGATCTGTGGTTGGAGGCTGACTACCATAGGCTCCATACAGGGAGCACCTTGCACCTTGCTCCAGGGTTTGCCCAAGGAGGTGCACTAGTAACCCTCCCACAGCACCTCTCATTGACCCCATCTGTCCAACACCACAGCAGCTCTGACCTTCGTTACCAAACTTCCTCCATGGACATGGGTGGTAGTTATCATGGCCATCCTTGTCCCTCAGCCATGCCTGACTCTCTGTGGGGGATATACTATCATACTCACTAGCTCTGAATCCATTTTCCAGTACCCATTAGTGGCTCCTACGATACTCCACACAGTTCCATCAATCGCCACACTCTTATCAGTTTCACCTCTCCCGATTATTAACTGTTGTCACCTATATCTCTTTATCAATTTTAAACCTTGCTTGTTAACACTCATTCTTTATGTAGTATTACTGTTTGCTTTATGCATAATGAGCATTATCTCTGTCCATCTTTCTGTTTAGTAACCTGTTTTGCATCCTGATTATTGCCTGTTCCCTGGCTGATTAGTTCACTGTCATGGACTGCTCTCTGGCTTTTGAGGTAATGAAAAGAGTGTTTGCTGGGAAAAGAGGTTTAACACTGggttagacatattaataatataaaacataagggagtatagagattatgtgtcctttcagaatgatttgcatacagggcagaggcctctgtATAGGCCTttgcaggcttctgcaaaggatccAGTTTAGGCTTCAGTGGACCTCATtgtaagatatatgacctctctAACAGCCTCAGAAACATCTTCTTTAGGACAgggttaagagaagtcttctcttggaatgtagtgGTAACAGGTttcaactggtgtgggtgttgaatatcagtttgcatatattgactaataTACAGTTTGGATGTGATGATGGTGAATGCAAAcattaatatgtaaaagaaggtggggtgaataaataatcacttctgccagtgtataaaaatgtgggtgcTTGATTGGTTTGTTTGAGAGTTAGACTTTCtccagagggtgcctcaatTATGCTTGTTAACTTTAAGCTGTAATAAAGGatgggaccagctattctctttaactaattctgaattctgcatctttattttatatttgaatttttaattttaaatctaTCTGACAGGGGACACTTTGTAAGTTTTCCCATTTAGACTTGTGCCTAACCGATTTATTTTCCTTCCCCTCTGGTAGACAACCTTTACCTGTTATCTGACTTCAGCTCTAAATTACtcttttattaataaaaacaatcctTCCAATCTTCCCTCCAAGCATCTGGTTCTTGCCTGTAACATTACAATGAGCCATTCCCTGAGTACACTACCAGACATGTTGTCCAGCCCTGCAGCCTTGCAAAGGTCCTCCTTAGATCAGATGTAAACAACCAATTTATCAGGTTTTCCCCCTGTTTTGGGGTAGATCCGGTATCTGCTGTTGTCCCGTGGCACCGTGAAAGAGGCGAGAAATGACATGTGGAAATAACCTTTCTGATGGCTGTCTTTGCACCAGGAATCCAATACTTAAGTTGCAGCTTAAACAACATATGATTGCGACCACTGTGACCTAAACTCTGGTGGATCTACTTGGGAATAAGCTCAAAAACATGGAGGTCCTTGGACAGGATGGCAGAATGCTTAACCTCATTAGGCATAGCTGCTCTACAGAGTCTTCCTCCCACTCTACAATTCCATCCTGAAGTCTTGGATTATGCTTATAGATGTGACTACTTGCATTTATGCTGTCACCCATTTGAAGTGCTAAAATTTCCTCTGATTGAAACGAAGGACATGAGTGCAGAATCATGCTCCTTAACTTTAGGATCCAGGCAGCTGCCTTTTTGCAAGCGGTACCAAGTGAAAGTTAGGTGTCCAGGGCAAGTGATAACAAGATGTAGTTAGGTCCCCTGGTGTTATGACCCTATTACATAAATTACACTTGTTCCATCTATATGAATATTATATGCTAGCAGTAATTTACATACTTGTACTATTTATGGCATTACTGCAATACTTTAAACAAGAATAACAGCACAATTCAAAGATGGCTAAAGTGCTTTGGCTCCCACAAAGTCAATTTTGGAGCATATCCATGTGTAACATTGGATACAGAGAGTGTCACAcaagataaaaaacaaagatcCAATAATCAATCATAAAAAAGAGATAAAAGGCAAAAGGAGCAAAAGGCAAAAGAGAAATTTGCAACACAGGTGAATAGAAAGCTCAACAGATGACAGtggcagttgtagctcagtggttaaggtactcaacttgtaattggaagattgcttcaccatcaccaccagGTTGCCAATGTTGgacccttgagcaaggcccataaTCCTCAAGTTGAATTATAAAAGCTTCACCTAAATGAATTTATAAGAGCCCTATGACAGTGGCTTCTCAAATGAGAAGCACTGAGAAGATGGCCACCTGTGGGGCTTAAATAGGAAGAGAGCGGACAGCAGGCAGTAAGGTTTGGGGCATTAGGGACACAGCAGTGAGGAATAACATGCAGCAGTGGATGAGCAATCCTGTGAGCTACAATAGtcaggagaaaaagagaaacgcATAGAAGGAACAGGTGCAGTTAATCAGTAATCAGGGTATTTGGAGCAGGAAAgatatgaggtgtgtgtatgtggtagtCTCCATGTCCTTCTGGCTGTGTGCCTGGTGAACCATGACAGTAACCCCACGAAAAAGGCCTGCCAACCACTGAGAGTGGGGTGTGCCCAGAGGATGGGGAGCTGGCTTGGATGGCTGCACCCGATGGAAGGGCATCACCAGGTTGGGGTCCAGTAATTGTGAAGCAGGCACCTAGTTTTTCTCCGCCAGTCTGTACCCCTCTCAATCTATGAGGTACTGCAGCTGCTGCCCCCTTCTCCGCACTCACCTTGTGAC contains the following coding sequences:
- the LOC113590974 gene encoding extracellular calcium-sensing receptor-like → MQGGYLNQCKAAIQTFRVLGGTEPTMQITSSLVSVLWVTVFSSAECKPNPVSCRLWNEPQIPGLSMNGDFIIGGIFTLHYSTNSGQNTYTRLPPQPQCSGSMDFRQLRFARAFEFTIHEINNRTDLLPGITLGYQIYDSCSDVQMAIKIAFQFENGLDTVFNETISCSKSAATAVLAIVGDSASTPSIGMARMLGLFGIPQVSHYATCACLSDRRQFPAFFRTVPSDQHQAAALAKMVKYFGWTWIGAVRSDTDYGNYGMAAFLKAAQEEGICVEYSEVYYRTQPRSKLERVANVIRKSTARVIVAFIHAGDLIFLMNELAREPPPPLQWIGSDTWIIHPDFLRFNVCAGALGFGVPRSVIPGLREFLLDLSPLQALKSPLLTEFWESSFSCSLKGRTGSSEFLRECDGSEDIRALQNPYTDTSQLRITNMVYKATYAIAHAIHGVICNETHCDKTIKLSPWQILNQLKRVNFTIKNSYHVNFDSNGDPVAVYELINWQFKKDGSLDFVPVGYYDSSKPRGEEFRMSSAIHWIGGQTEMTVSVCSESCPPGTRKAVQKGRPVCCYDCVPCAEGEISNKTDSLDCIHCPPEFWPNIKQDSCLPKPVEFLSWDDTLAIILTVFSITGAFVAVCVTAVFYKHRASPLVRANNSELSFLLLFSLTLCFLCSLTFIGRPSEWSCMLRHTAFGITFVLCISCVLGKTIVVLMAFRATLPGSNVMKWFGPPQQRLSVLVFTLIQVIICILWLKMSPPFPQKNLKHHKERIILECDLGSAVGFWAVLGYIGFLAFLCFVLAFLARRLPDNFNEAKFITFSMLIFCAVWITFIPAYVSSPGKFTVAVEIFAILASSFGLIICIFAPKCFIIMFRPEHNTKKHLMGKVHSKAL